DNA sequence from the Azospirillum thiophilum genome:
GGCCAGGGAAGCAGCATGGGCAACGTCTTCGTCCCGGCGCTGGTCGGCTTCATGATCGGCCGCAGCCTGACCGGCAGCCACGCGCAGCCGGTCTATTTCGACCGCCAGGGCTATGCCCGCAGCGGCAGCAGCCGGATCGCCCAGGTGCCGCTGCCGCCGCAGCGCCGCGACGAGATCCGGGCGGGCTCGGGCGGCGCTGCCTCCAGCTCCGGCTCCTACTACCGGCCGGGTTCGGCCAACGCGGGCAAATCCTTCACGGTCCCCACGACCGGGCGCAGCGCGGGGTTCGGCTCGACCGGCTCGTCGCGCGGCTTTTCGGGAAGCTGAGGCGATGGAGCGCGTGCCCACGGCGCCCCGCCCGCACTGGCAGGACAGGCTCGAGGAGATCGGCTTCCCCTTCCACACCGACGCCGACGGCACCGCCTATTGGGACGAAAGCGCCCATTGGCGCTTCTCCCTCGCCGAAATCGAGACGCTGGAGGCCGCCGCCGAGGAGGTCTACCGCCTGTGCGAGCAGGCCGTCGGCCATGTCGTGACGCGGGGGCTGTACGAGGCGGTCGGCATTCCGCGCTGGGCCGCCCCGGCGATCGAG
Encoded proteins:
- a CDS encoding DUF1190 domain-containing protein, whose protein sequence is MKRSRTVAALLLGGISPVLFACGEDGPDEATVYPSVEACSAEMTADDCTAAFAAAGEEHRANAPRFASREACEAEMGDGACTPAGDGGGSGQGSSMGNVFVPALVGFMIGRSLTGSHAQPVYFDRQGYARSGSSRIAQVPLPPQRRDEIRAGSGGAASSSGSYYRPGSANAGKSFTVPTTGRSAGFGSTGSSRGFSGS